CCGATATCCTATCGGAGACGTACTGCGGTACGCTGTCGTATGCGGCGCCAGAAATACTCAAAGGCATCCCATACTATCCTAAAATGGCTGACATGTGGTCCATGGGTGTTATTCTTTACACCATGCTTAATCAGGCCCTGCCTTTCAAGGAGAACACTGTTAAAGAGTTGTATGAGAAGCAGGTaccttttcattttattttaatacctacttactcaTATActccttgtttttttttttatatctgatATATATATGAGTTTGGAGAGCAAGAATCCTACCAGGTTCCCTGTTTACAAACCCGTATAATTACTTAGGTAGTTAAATAATTGAATATGTTAGCCGTAGAGTAATCATTAATCACATCGATGTATCCTGAGACTGGCTGAGACTCTTGCATCTTCCGAATGGACGTATTTGAATTAATGAACTATTCTTAATGCGAAAGGTTAAGAAGCAGTGGCGGTTTCGGTCCTGCGTGGTGAACGATTTGTCGGCGGAGTGCAAGGACCAAGTGACGCAGCTGATGGAGCCCGAAGCCAAGGCGCGCCCCACCGCCGCCAAAGTGTTCAGCGGGACATGGATATCCATGGACCAAAGAATCGCCAGTAAGATTGTACTAATCTCAATTTTAGTTCAAAAAGCAGTGTTTCGCTCCTGCGGTTTTATGTCGGAGTGCATGGATCAGGTAGCGTAGTGCGGAGTGACGATGACGCCAAGGTGTGGTCCCTACCCGGCAAATTGTTCTCTTAGATTTCCATGACCGAAAGAATCGCTACGTACCTACACGAGTGAAATTGTACTATTCTAAATGGTTAAGAAGCGATAAGGTCAATCAATCTATCAAGCCAGTTGCATTGAATATCTAAAACATAACGAAAGCCTAACAAAATCTTGTTAGTGTTTAGTTACAAGTTTTCACCTACCTAAGGTTTTTTATACACCAAACTGGCTTGGAATAGTAATTTTGGTCAACACACGTAAATAAAATCACAACATCAATTATCTTACAGAATTGACTCACGTGGAAGAAACTTTGCTTAAAAAAGCTATCGCTATCGAGAAGCGTTTCAAGCCCGACGACGACACATCACATACAAATCACACACTCGACACGATAAGCATCACCTCAGCTACTACGAGAAACAGGCCAGGTACGTGTCAAATCTAATCACATGAAttttactttttagggttccgtagtcaactaggaacccttataatttcgccatgtctgtccgtccgtctgtccgtccgcggataatctcagtgaccgttagcactagaaagctgaaatttggtaccaatatgtatatcaatcacgccgccaaagtggcaaaataataatttttaagaaaaaaaaaccgtcgcctttcgggttctggtgaaagctacttgcgaatgttggattatgtagaaatgtgtaagtattttttaaaactgcttttaatgctttaattattagatgacaacacaaatgaatatacgtataacgttgaggtttgaggagtttcctcaattcctcatgaatccgattatattataagaaatcgaagcttgacaaactttgacttgaaaactcaatatgcttaacaaacataactaaataaatgtcactgttctaaacttaaattaaatgcatgcttttcttacaaaaataccaaagtcactatgagtgtgccgttcagatttgaggagttcggttctgactatcatcagcagttccactgcaccaaatgtcactgttctggacgtacctaagtgcatgctgttcttataaaaataacgaagtcactataagcgtgccgttcagatttgaggagttcggttctgaccatcatcagcagttccactgtaccaaatgtcactgttctagacgtaagcgcatgctgttcttataaaaatggcaaagtcactataagcgtgccgttcagatttgaggagtttggttctgcccatcatcagcagttccactgcaccaaatgtcactgttctggacgtaagtgcatgctgttcttataaaaataccgaagtcactataagcgtgccgtacaaatttgaggagttcggttctgaccatcatcagcaattccactgcaccaaatgtcactgttctggacgaaagtgcacgctgttcttataaaaatagcaaagtcactataagcgtgccgttcagatttgaagagttccgttctggccatcatcagcagttccactgcaccaaatgtcactgttctgtacctAAATGCAttctgttcctttaaaaacacaaaaatcaccatatgtatgcctttcagattcgaggagttccctcgatttctccaggatcccatcatcagaactggtttctgagaaaaatgggaccaatctgtatgcatatacattcaatcaaaaaaaaattttcaaaatatgcatacagattggtcccatttttctcaggacccagttctgatgatggaatcctggagaaatcgagggaactccaaATCTGAAAGGCCCACATagggtgatttttgtgttttttaaggaacaggaaggtatttacgtacggaacagtgacatttggtggagtggaactgctgatgatggtcagaacggaactcctcaaatctgaacggcacgcttatagtgacttcggtatttttataagaacagcatgcccttacgtccagaacagtgacatttggtgcagtggaactcctgatgatggtcagaacggaactcctcaaatctgaacggcacgtttatagtggctttggtatttttataagaacagcatgcacttacgtccagaatagtgacatttggtgcagtggaactgctgatgatggtcagaaccgaactcctcaaatctaaacggcacacttatagtgactttggtatttttattagaacagcatgcatttaagttcagaacagtaacatttatttagttatgtttgttaagcatattgagttttcaagtcaaattttgtcaagcttcgatttcttataatcggattcatgaggaattgaggaaactcctcaaaccttaacggtatacgtatattgatttttgttgccatcgaataattaaagcattaaaagcagttacaaaaatacctacacatttctacataatccaacattcgcaagtagctttcaccagaacaccaaaagcggcggtttttttttcttaaaaattattttcttactCCTCTTCtctaagaaaacatttttttccagtttttattttaccactttgtcggcgtgattgatatacatattggtaccaaatttcagctttctatagtgctaacggtcactgagagtatccgcggacggacggacggacagacatggcgaaactataaactataagggttcctagttgactacggaaccctaaaaagaaaccGACAGGATATTATCTAGCTCTCGaggtttttattttagtcatgttATAGACAGAAGGTTAAGGgttcttttgtacctttttggaacAGGAAACAAAGCCTGAAAAGCTAGCCGGCTTCTTCAGGGTGATTATTTAGTTCATTACGCCACACTGaattatttaagtaagtactatgggaccaacaacCACGAAACGGCGAAAGAATAAAATCATCTCCctaaaatatacatacttattataggtaagtaagtaaaaaTAACCTAAATCTCAACTTCACCATAACGATACTCTAGCAAACTTTCTAGttatttctgtttttttttgctcTTCCAGAACAAGCTCTTAAATgattatgtttatatttttatatttttttttcaacaggtttaaatacattaaaaagCACCGCAACGATATCATCAATGAAAGAATCCGTACCGCACTTCAGTGATTATAGATAGgtaatcaaaaatcaaaataaagaaCGCTAAATATTACCTTTAATTTTTCATTGTTGAAAATATTTTGCGCCACTCATTTCACACTTCTTTACTCTCTTTATGTAGAATACCTACTTACTAGTTTTTGAGTGGAGAGTATGTTGATTCTATTTAAGTTAATCGAATTTCAAATATGATTGACCTAAATTGCCAGGGCCAGGGCCCAGGAGTCAAGGGTCCCTTGCAATGGAACGCTGTTGACTAATACCAAGGGTaattgtaagtgcgttttcacattatccgatccgatattggatgtaggaaggatttcaaaggcaaaaatcaaagatggcggcttaaatatataggatatcggtcctgcaTCCGGTATCGGATCGGTTTTCAACGCACTAAGggctgagtgcacgctcatattaggCGTGCaacggggcggggcgtgcggcgtgcatctCAAACAactgaagctcatacaagtgtcttGATACTCTTGATTCGACGTTGCATTAATCAAACATTAAAATGCACTCATGTGCTAGAGATCCGAGAGCTGCAGGAACGGTGGAACCAATACACCgattacacacgggtgcaaatgtattttactcctCGTGttttgaaaaactcgccaagttcattCGCGGTTCAACTTatagaatcactagcttttgcccgcggcttcgctcgcattagaaagagacaaaaagtagcctatgtcactctccatcccttcaactatctccacttaaaaaaacacgtcaattcgtcgcaccgttttgccgtgaaagacggacaaacagacagacacacacactttctcatttataatattagtatggatttcactactcgtttttcaattccacactcggcgtaaaaatacaactttgcacccttgtataacaaataagtcTAATAACTATTCCCTTATGGCAAGCTAACACTGTGTTTTATCAATTTGTCTTACCTGCGTATTATTATAACTTAAATTTAGCATTCCAAATTCCAATAAATAGTAGAAAAATAAGAAACTAATGTGTAACCTAATACAACTTTTTTCAGCTCAAACAGGTATAAATCAATGTaattgaaaagaaaattgtgtaCTTCAatgatttaattatttttattttggatAGAAcggatttattgttttttaactAATATATTCGCTTATAATTAAACTCAAATCGAATTCAACtataattgtataataaaaCAATTTATACATTATAAGAGTGCTACACATACACAATGTATATACTGGTTGCACGCGATCCGACTATTTACATATATTAAATCATTTAAACTTCATTGCAGTACCTAATCAACAAAAACGATGGATGGTGACAGGCTGAAAGAATTATTATAGAAATCTGTGCCCTGTTTATCAAAacttacaagccttgtattataaGCATTTTGCCTgtaaaattattcattattaCAAGAAAGTGTTTATCAAAACTTCACTTGTagactacaagttacaagtgacgtttttaattttacaagtaTATTTTTACACGTTTATTCGTGATTTTGTTTATCAAAATATTACTTGTAAGTTACAACTTGTAAAAAATGACGCAAAAACCTTAGAGTGTCCGGAGACCCTCTATTCCGTATTACAAGTTCACAAGTGTCGGTTGGTAGGTGTTTTTAATTAGATTGTATTTCAAAATGTGGCTAAATGATTCGAGTGTCCACGGAACCAGATTTATAATAGTCATGTtcatacaataaaaaatatagtagattATGTTAGGGagcaaaattacataattatttacagCGAGAGCGTAAATTGAATCCTGAGCATAgcgagggattcaagtgttaacaAAAGGTggaaattttgttaatattaTATACTGACAACATGAAGTCCTTGAACGAAAAGTGCAACTTTGCTCCCTCCTCACAGAGAAAAAAGTAGCCTTTCCCTTGAGTGATGTGAAAATATCACTTTAAAATTCCGCTTCTAACGAATAGCATTTGTCGAATTATAAATATCAATACGctcactaattccaataaggtctagtacaggttggaaggtcagatggcagtcactttagtaaaaactagtgcctacgccaaatcttgggattagttgtcatagCGAACCCCAGCCTCCATGAGCcacggcaaatgccgggataacgcaaggaggatgatgatgatatcaaTTAGCTCATACGTGactatgtcaaaaattttaatGGCCATGTGCCGGAAAATTTCGTATGTTACACGTgggaaaagggaattcgtatttttttttatatgttaggCACAGACGTTATACTATTCAGCCATGTATTTAACTAGTCCACAaccatttaaaaacaaaaaaagtgacATGGCGGGGAAAGAACATGGTGGCGGTacattaatttgattttagaaTCACAagaattacaagtaaaaatttaCAAGTGTGTAATTTTACAATCCTTGTAGGTTTTTTTTGATGAACATGATTTACACGTACTTGTGAAATTTTTCTTGTAACGTGTAACTTTTGAACTTGTAGACTTGTAATATTTGATAAACAGGGCATGTATAAATTATCTGCGTGAAAAGGTGGGAAGGTTATGTAGACAGTTAATATTCAACTTCCCTAAAGGAACACAAATAAAAGGTCAGTTCGCATGTAACCAGCCTAACACGTGAGCATAGACAATGCACAAAACAACATATTGGAGCCAAATATCCTGTCTACTTTACTAATGTGCTGTCGGAAAGCTGCCAACATTTCGgaaaaatatactaaatatTATCCATTTGAAAgttttcttttgtttgtttgtttttttttttaatttccgtgATTTTTCCGATTTCTTGGTAGTTTTCGGTAACTTGCACATCGATAGACTTTCTACAAGTTTGACACTGACTTAATCGCTAGCGAGTGCGTTTTGCATCTCGCTCGTAAACGCCAGCGAATACGGCAGTGTCTCGTAGAAACACCACTGTAGTCTACTTATCTTAATCACCGCCACGCGACTTTGACGTGTCCAGACGTCAAATCTTATCCCTTTGTCGTATATTCGTGACTTTAGAAGTACAAGGTGTTAGTCCGCTGGCAGTGGCAGAGTTAACCTATCCTCTAACTAAACACAAACGTTCAATGATGCACAAGCGCATCATGGATCGTAATGCTTCGTATACACAAAGGGATTCAGCGAAAATTCGTAATATCCAGAGATATTGCACATAATATGATGATCTAGTAGATAAGGTAAGGTACTTGCAGGTAATTAGACTAATAAGGCCCACCAGAAAAATACGagtaatgtaggtacttgcaACAAAGTAATCATATTGTCAAAATACTAAGTAATATACTGGATTCTTGATAGCTTTTTATTACTCGTATGTACATCATTTTACATGTTACTTTAATACATGGTTGCAGGACTTGCAAGTACCGACATTATTTTTCAGGTAGGCCTTACTATCTCATAATAACCATATTTATTTATCAGATCATTTTGTGTGCAAAACGGCGTGATCGCAAGATATGTTCGAGCCCTGACAGGCAAGCACGgacgcgtgataaatgatataacgccaggccgtccttttcgcactacatgtttgtaagtgcgatagggacgcaccaaTGCGATAAAATGTATCCAACTAGTGCGTCACGTCTGATAGTAATCTCAATGATAGCGAAAGATGGAATAATGAATATTCGCAGAATTCCTATGTCGAAACGCGCCAATACGTATACGCTGGGAATACCTAACTAATACATATTGATAAAAACGAAACATACTGTTACCTTGCTCATACCCTATACGTGTGAAGAGGAAGCCCGCCCACGGCCCGGACAGCACCGTAAACCATTTAAACCATCTAAAGTACTATTGtacctaaattatattataataacgtTAACCGAATGCTTAGCATTACGAAAAATTACTTGTGAATTTCGTGTTAACGTCAGGTGGGGTACGAAAAATAACGGTAAGTATTTCCTATACCAGGAGGAATTAATTGATCCGCAGGCTCTGCTCCTAATAGTGAACGGTTTTTAGCgacttaaaaataatttaatttttgttacACTTTGATATGTTTTAAGCGTGACAAGCAACGACAATTAGAACGATAATGGCgtacttatattaaatatttgcaAGCATAATTAGAAACTAAAGGTTTCTTATATATTATAACAAAAGTTTGAAAGTTATCATCGCTTGAGTACAACCTTTGTTTAATTATTTCCAGGAAGCATCTGATAAAAAGAAATGTAAACGCTAGCTAAGATCCTTGCATTGACTTTTATTATTTCCAGGAAGCATCTGATAAAAAGAAATGTAAACGCTAGCTAAGATCCTTGCATTGACTTTTATTATTTCCAGGAAGCATCTGATAAAAAGAAATGTAAACGCTAGCTAAGATCCTTGCATTGACTTTTATTATTTCCAGGAAGCATCTGATAAAAAGAAATGTAAACGCTAGCTAAGATCCTTGCATTGACTTTTATTTTAACCTTCCTAAGGAGCTGTCATATAAATATTCCTTAATTTGCAACAGAAGTTTCCACtaggtatattttatataatgcaTGAGTTGGAGTTAAGTATGGAAAAACTAAACGTCATACGGCTGAGTAAGTACAATAATATTATAGGTAAAATGAGGCTGTAAAAGATAAATAATTTCCCGTTTCCCGAGTCGTCGACAGTCGTTAAGAGTGAAAAACGGTTAACTGCCGTGAACTTGGGGTGAacagggtggagcgaaaaacacttttctggaattagcaaaccaaatagttatcaatcaatgccccttaggcTATGATGCCTTTGTGCAAAtgttcagctttttaaatcaacatcttctgcctccgcattaggtttgaaattttgaaaatctcatacaaacctgaaaattcaacttttagataaaaaatgattttcggcagtattatgttcagtatacattattgatacctacatattattacaagaaactaccaaaaattgcgaaaatagcgttaagaatcgccaattttcagtatttcagcggctattttggcgaatgtactgaaactagacaaactttggcgattcttgacgctattttcgcaactttttgtagtttctcataatgatatgtatcgataacatatactaaacataatactgccgaattttttttttaatctgaaagctgaatttttaggtttctatgagattttcaaaattccaaccctaatgcggaggcagaagatgttgatttaaaaagctgaaaatttgcacaaaggtttcatagactaaggggcattgattgataactattaggtttgctaattccagaaaagtgttttttcgctccaccctctAGCATCGTCAAAATTGCTTCCAAGTTGGAAGTTCCAACATAGC
This genomic stretch from Leguminivora glycinivorella isolate SPB_JAAS2020 chromosome Z, LegGlyc_1.1, whole genome shotgun sequence harbors:
- the LOC125241928 gene encoding testis-specific serine/threonine-protein kinase 3-like; this translates as MDITTPSDIKLLEDKGFQLEGVIGDGCYSKVFKAFHIRRGSKTPVVLACKVIDTASAAKDYKNKFLPRELDILVRVNHPHIIPVTSIFQRQTKYFIFMRLGDNGDLYDFVSKNGRVPEKQSRLWTRQIISAINYIHALNIAHRDLKCENILITSNFNVKVTDFGFARTVFRRGTDILSETYCGTLSYAAPEILKGIPYYPKMADMWSMGVILYTMLNQALPFKENTVKELYEKQVKKQWRFRSCVVNDLSAECKDQVTQLMEPEAKARPTAAKVFSGTWISMDQRIAKLTHVEETLLKKAIAIEKRFKPDDDTSHTNHTLDTISITSATTRNRPGLNTLKSTATISSMKESVPHFSDYR